Proteins from a genomic interval of Paenibacillus sp. RC334:
- the thiI gene encoding tRNA uracil 4-sulfurtransferase ThiI, translating into MHYDMLLLRFGEFTLKGKNRARFEKAVLNHVKLLLKPFPGASLRKEFGRIYVVLGGESYEQIIQVLQKVFGITTISPVKMAPVELDTIIETAVALMRELNPTEGTTFKVNARRVWKGFAHSSHEMNHLIGSPILRGFPVLKVDVRQPDIELRVEVREQAAYIFSDIITAVGGYPLGTNGKAMLLLSGGIDSPVAGWSSMRRGLEIECVHFYSYPFTSERAKEKVIDLARVLAGYAGRIKIHLVPFTEVQTAFTRTGQDNLIITLMRRSMLRIATMLAEREGAPALVTGDSLGQVASQTLSSMNVIGRSTELPLLRPLVMMDKQEITEIAKQIGTYDLSILPYEDCCTLFVPKSPTTNPNLWVVQKIEASIRDLNTLIEQAVAITETVVLEADGAIEGRKEEVVQEDWF; encoded by the coding sequence ATGCACTATGATATGCTGTTGCTTCGCTTTGGCGAATTTACATTGAAAGGGAAAAACCGCGCCCGTTTTGAAAAAGCGGTACTGAATCACGTGAAACTGTTGCTCAAGCCGTTTCCCGGCGCTTCTCTGCGTAAGGAATTTGGACGGATTTATGTAGTTCTTGGGGGAGAGTCTTATGAGCAGATCATCCAAGTATTGCAAAAGGTGTTTGGTATCACAACCATCAGTCCTGTTAAAATGGCTCCTGTTGAGCTTGACACGATTATTGAGACCGCTGTAGCCTTGATGCGTGAGTTGAATCCGACGGAAGGAACGACTTTCAAGGTAAATGCTCGCAGGGTGTGGAAAGGATTTGCCCATTCCTCTCATGAGATGAATCATTTGATTGGTTCGCCGATACTGCGCGGGTTTCCAGTGTTAAAGGTCGATGTCCGTCAACCGGATATCGAGCTACGGGTGGAAGTCAGAGAGCAGGCGGCTTATATATTTAGCGATATTATTACGGCTGTAGGAGGCTATCCGTTAGGTACAAACGGCAAAGCTATGCTGCTGCTCTCGGGCGGAATCGACAGTCCGGTAGCGGGATGGTCCTCCATGCGCAGAGGATTGGAAATCGAATGCGTCCATTTTTACAGCTATCCGTTTACGAGCGAGCGTGCGAAAGAAAAGGTTATTGACTTGGCGAGGGTATTGGCGGGTTACGCGGGACGCATCAAGATTCATCTCGTACCTTTTACGGAGGTGCAGACGGCTTTTACACGCACTGGACAGGATAATCTAATCATCACGCTGATGAGACGGTCCATGCTGCGTATTGCTACGATGCTGGCGGAGCGTGAAGGCGCGCCGGCGCTTGTGACGGGTGACAGTCTCGGCCAAGTAGCCAGCCAAACTTTATCGAGCATGAATGTGATTGGGCGTTCGACGGAATTACCGTTGCTGCGTCCTCTGGTGATGATGGATAAACAGGAAATTACGGAAATAGCCAAGCAAATCGGCACATACGATCTATCTATCCTGCCGTATGAGGATTGCTGCACATTGTTTGTTCCCAAATCCCCAACGACCAATCCTAATTTATGGGTTGTTCAAAAGATCGAAGCCTCTATTCGGGATTTAAATACTTTGATTGAGCAGGCCGTGGCTATAACGGAGACTGTTGTTCTTGAGGCAGATGGGGCTATAGAGGGACGTAAAGAGGAAGTTGTGCAAGAGGATTGGTTTTAA
- a CDS encoding DUF3397 family protein produces MSLIQGTIITFSILPFFPFLIVFAVCRYLLKLEKKKSLLISMDITTAFLILSVAALFNVIFASRFGFYLILLLLLLALGLIGGAQNRIKGKVDGKRLCRAVWRLTFIAMTLAYILLTIVGIFKNIFNNM; encoded by the coding sequence TTGAGTCTCATACAAGGTACCATCATCACATTTAGTATTCTTCCCTTTTTTCCGTTTCTGATCGTGTTTGCGGTTTGCCGCTACCTACTTAAACTGGAAAAAAAGAAGTCGTTGCTTATATCTATGGACATTACCACGGCTTTTCTGATACTATCCGTCGCGGCGCTCTTTAATGTCATTTTTGCATCAAGATTCGGTTTTTATTTGATATTACTGCTGCTACTTTTGGCGCTGGGTTTAATTGGAGGAGCCCAAAATCGAATAAAGGGTAAGGTCGATGGGAAAAGATTATGTAGAGCAGTGTGGAGATTAACTTTTATAGCCATGACATTAGCCTATATTCTATTAACTATTGTTGGCATTTTTAAAAATATATTCAATAACATGTGA
- a CDS encoding TerC family protein produces MEHIILLLKILMINLVLSGDNAVVIAMASKNLPARQRSQAIWWGALAAVVLRCVLTFAAVLLLGIPFIQAAGGLLLLWIAFKLLYENNDNVGVRAETSIWKAIQVILVADFVMSLDNVLAIAALANGDIAIIVIGIAISIPIVVWGSNVIAVWLHRFPVLVLLGSAILAFTAGEMLLRDPRLGAWLAGPGEVLHSWLPGLLAAAVVIAGIFQQLQARRI; encoded by the coding sequence ATGGAGCATATCATTTTGCTGTTGAAAATATTAATGATCAATTTGGTGTTAAGCGGTGATAATGCGGTTGTTATAGCCATGGCGAGCAAAAACTTGCCTGCAAGGCAGCGGAGCCAAGCAATATGGTGGGGAGCGCTCGCCGCAGTTGTCCTGCGCTGTGTGTTGACTTTTGCAGCTGTCCTTTTGCTAGGCATACCCTTTATTCAGGCGGCGGGCGGTCTGCTTCTGTTATGGATTGCGTTTAAGCTGCTTTATGAGAATAACGATAATGTGGGAGTAAGAGCAGAAACAAGCATATGGAAGGCTATACAGGTGATTCTGGTAGCGGATTTTGTGATGAGTCTGGATAATGTATTGGCTATTGCAGCACTTGCAAATGGGGATATTGCCATCATTGTCATCGGTATTGCAATTAGCATTCCAATTGTGGTGTGGGGGAGCAACGTTATTGCAGTCTGGCTTCACCGTTTCCCTGTACTTGTTTTACTCGGATCTGCAATATTGGCTTTCACGGCAGGTGAAATGCTACTGCGTGATCCCAGACTGGGAGCGTGGTTAGCCGGGCCTGGGGAAGTTTTACATTCATGGTTGCCGGGATTGCTGGCCGCCGCAGTTGTAATTGCAGGAATATTCCAGCAGTTGCAAGCCCGCCGTATTTGA
- a CDS encoding TerC family protein encodes MRTIDMSGFQFFGLLLNVIFIDLLLAGDNAIVIGLAARKLPPETQKKAILYGTGGALLIRIAATIVVLWLLQVPWLLLVGGVMLIWIAYKLLVDQEDHAEVKAGTTLWGAIRTIVVADAAMGLDNVIAVAGAAQQHLILVVLGLLISVPIVVWGSTLFIKLINKFPWIIYLGSAVLGYTASNMITEERKLEPYFTEHPALRILFVATVMAGILLTGYLQNRRAISSRKKAVLK; translated from the coding sequence ATGAGAACGATTGACATGTCCGGATTTCAGTTTTTTGGGCTACTGCTTAATGTGATATTTATTGACCTTCTGCTTGCAGGAGATAACGCTATTGTAATTGGACTTGCCGCCCGAAAGCTTCCGCCCGAAACGCAAAAAAAAGCGATACTGTATGGTACCGGAGGTGCTCTACTCATTCGTATAGCCGCCACGATTGTGGTGCTTTGGCTGCTTCAAGTGCCGTGGCTGTTACTCGTCGGGGGTGTAATGCTGATCTGGATCGCATATAAGCTGCTGGTAGATCAGGAGGATCACGCCGAAGTCAAAGCCGGCACGACTTTATGGGGGGCTATCCGCACCATCGTTGTAGCCGATGCAGCCATGGGGCTGGACAACGTAATTGCCGTCGCAGGCGCTGCCCAACAGCATTTGATACTGGTGGTACTCGGTCTGCTGATCAGCGTGCCGATTGTCGTATGGGGAAGTACTCTTTTCATCAAGCTTATTAACAAATTTCCCTGGATCATCTATTTGGGCTCGGCTGTGCTTGGCTATACTGCCTCCAATATGATTACCGAGGAACGCAAGCTGGAGCCATACTTTACCGAGCACCCCGCACTGCGTATCCTGTTTGTTGCCACAGTGATGGCTGGTATTCTGCTCACAGGCTATCTTCAAAACCGCAGAGCCATATCCAGCCGAAAAAAAGCGGTTTTGAAATAA
- a CDS encoding 2-dehydropantoate 2-reductase, protein MIDIIGAGSLGLLFAGRLAASGTKVRLWTRTLEQARIIACEGITVLEKEGQVAVHVIGDTLKVAPLADWQRLNSQVPARWILIMTKQGAIGEVLEQIKSAANTESDIGIVCLQNGIGHIERIRQAYPEAVVYPAVTTEGAKRMGVASVVYAGLGATEIGCPDELEEKQVGSFEQYVLNRLLTAGFDVCLSKEIENGIYRKLLINAVINPLTAIWRIPNGELLSDPGRIHMMRKLYEEGIQVYEANGIRCDSAWWDQIMKICRATAENQSSMLADVLAHSMTEVASINGQLVQMAEQAGVTAPTHAVLWQLIEGMRLKEG, encoded by the coding sequence GTGATTGATATTATTGGAGCAGGTTCGCTCGGATTGTTGTTCGCTGGAAGGCTGGCAGCCTCAGGTACAAAAGTAAGGCTATGGACACGAACGCTTGAGCAGGCACGTATCATTGCATGTGAGGGGATTACTGTGCTTGAAAAAGAGGGACAGGTTGCTGTTCATGTGATTGGAGATACATTGAAGGTAGCGCCGTTGGCAGATTGGCAACGCTTGAATTCACAGGTTCCGGCACGGTGGATTTTGATAATGACTAAACAGGGGGCGATTGGGGAAGTGCTGGAGCAGATTAAATCTGCGGCTAATACAGAAAGCGATATCGGAATTGTTTGCTTACAGAACGGAATCGGACATATAGAACGAATTAGACAAGCCTATCCTGAAGCGGTGGTATACCCTGCGGTAACGACCGAAGGAGCCAAGAGAATGGGAGTAGCATCCGTCGTGTATGCCGGGCTGGGGGCTACGGAGATTGGCTGTCCGGATGAGCTGGAGGAGAAACAGGTCGGGAGTTTCGAACAATATGTGCTAAATCGGCTGCTTACAGCAGGATTTGACGTTTGCTTGTCGAAAGAAATCGAGAACGGTATATACCGCAAGTTGCTAATCAACGCTGTGATTAATCCGCTGACAGCAATATGGCGAATCCCCAATGGAGAGCTGCTTTCCGATCCGGGCCGTATACATATGATGCGCAAGCTATACGAAGAAGGCATTCAAGTGTACGAAGCCAATGGTATTCGGTGTGACAGCGCATGGTGGGATCAGATTATGAAGATTTGCCGGGCAACGGCAGAGAATCAGTCGTCTATGCTGGCCGATGTGCTTGCACATTCCATGACAGAGGTTGCTTCCATTAATGGACAACTGGTGCAGATGGCAGAGCAAGCGGGGGTTACTGCACCAACCCATGCGGTATTATGGCAATTAATTGAGGGCATGCGGCTAAAAGAGGGGTGA
- a CDS encoding LCP family protein, which produces MSNLSNGLPPRTQSGKKSAKPKKTKKKKSFFRSFMKFVLFLLIIGILAAGGYAYYLYNQVEEVLDTGINKEVPKTQLAEAKPLTILLLGTDYRPDHPTYLSDVIMVATLNPNTKSSTIVSLPRDTRLELDGYKPRKLNEYYPVFKAREKESGEVAEEQMKKMVGKYLNIDIDYVTVINFQGFRDVVDNLGGVDVTVDKNMCYRDSADGTNINLKAGAQHLNGDQALDFVRYRKSNCRPRTAESDDFDRNRRQNQVLHSLIDQMQSFSALSKFSAIIKSVDKNLMTDIESQQMKNLVQTYWNISKQNVKYNPVAGTWRSPYVYIDEKQLELARQSLQEELSKKASDNNTVSSSNS; this is translated from the coding sequence ATGAGTAATCTTTCTAACGGATTGCCTCCCCGGACACAAAGCGGGAAAAAATCCGCCAAACCGAAAAAAACGAAAAAGAAAAAAAGCTTTTTCAGATCGTTTATGAAGTTTGTTCTGTTTCTGCTCATTATAGGTATCTTGGCGGCTGGCGGTTATGCCTATTACCTATACAATCAGGTAGAGGAAGTTTTGGATACGGGGATCAATAAGGAAGTGCCCAAAACACAATTGGCCGAGGCCAAGCCTTTGACCATTTTGTTGCTTGGAACGGATTACCGCCCTGATCATCCAACTTATTTGTCGGACGTTATTATGGTAGCTACACTGAATCCGAATACCAAGTCATCTACAATCGTGTCGTTGCCGAGGGATACGCGACTGGAACTGGATGGATATAAACCTCGTAAGCTGAATGAGTACTATCCGGTGTTCAAGGCCAGAGAGAAAGAGTCTGGTGAAGTCGCTGAAGAGCAAATGAAGAAGATGGTCGGCAAATATTTGAATATTGACATCGATTATGTGACGGTTATTAACTTCCAGGGCTTCAGAGATGTTGTGGATAATTTAGGTGGCGTAGATGTTACGGTCGACAAAAATATGTGTTACCGTGACAGTGCAGATGGTACTAACATTAACTTGAAGGCTGGAGCACAACATTTGAACGGTGATCAGGCCCTTGATTTTGTTCGTTACCGTAAATCAAACTGTCGCCCGAGAACAGCTGAATCTGATGATTTTGATCGCAACCGTCGACAAAATCAGGTGCTTCATTCCTTAATTGACCAAATGCAGTCCTTCAGTGCTCTAAGTAAATTCAGTGCAATTATTAAATCTGTTGATAAGAATTTGATGACAGATATTGAATCTCAGCAAATGAAAAATCTCGTACAGACCTATTGGAATATTTCCAAGCAAAATGTGAAATACAATCCGGTAGCAGGAACATGGCGCAGTCCTTATGTCTATATTGATGAGAAACAGCTTGAACTGGCCAGACAATCCTTGCAAGAGGAGCTATCAAAAAAAGCGAGCGACAATAATACTGTCTCTTCTTCCAATTCTTGA
- a CDS encoding PhoH family protein: protein MKKIFVLDTNVLLHDPKAIFTFKEHEVVIPAVVLEEIDSKKRNADEIGRNARNVSRLLDGLRKVGHLHSGVPLPQGGRLKVELNHRSFLKVQEMFGEVSNDNRILAVALNYQLEEQELPEPRSVVLVSKDVLVRIKADVLGLLTEDYLSDRTGDLSELYPGYSAIQVHPSIIDEFYSNRFLPIKPLELSYTLYPHEFVILKDEMGTGKSALLKVNQEADRLEPLYLSNEPVWGISARNAQQRMALELLLNDDIPLVTITGKAGTGKTLLALAAGLLKVEDEHRFKKLLIARPVVPMGKDIGYLPGEKEEKLRPWMQPIYDNLEYLFDTKKSGDIDKILMGLGSIQVEALTYIRGRSIPGQFIIIDEAQNLSRHEIKTIVSRVGEGSKIILMGDPEQIDHPYLDAASNGLTYVVERFKQEGISGHIMLEKGERSKLAQLAADLL from the coding sequence ATGAAGAAAATTTTTGTGCTGGATACGAATGTGCTACTGCATGATCCGAAAGCCATCTTTACCTTCAAAGAACATGAAGTGGTTATTCCAGCTGTTGTTCTGGAAGAAATCGACTCCAAAAAACGCAACGCGGATGAGATTGGACGGAATGCCCGCAACGTATCACGATTGCTGGACGGGTTGAGGAAAGTAGGACATCTGCACAGCGGTGTTCCGCTTCCGCAAGGTGGGAGGCTCAAGGTTGAATTAAATCATCGGAGCTTTTTGAAAGTTCAGGAGATGTTCGGGGAAGTTTCGAACGATAATCGAATTTTGGCGGTCGCCTTGAATTATCAGTTGGAGGAGCAGGAACTGCCTGAACCGCGTTCGGTGGTGCTGGTTAGTAAAGATGTGCTGGTGAGAATCAAGGCAGATGTGTTGGGACTGCTGACCGAAGACTATTTATCCGACAGAACCGGTGATCTGAGTGAGCTATATCCCGGGTACTCGGCAATTCAGGTGCATCCGTCCATCATAGATGAGTTTTATTCCAATCGTTTTTTACCGATTAAGCCATTGGAGCTGTCTTATACGCTATATCCTCATGAATTCGTTATTCTAAAGGACGAGATGGGGACTGGAAAATCAGCATTGCTGAAAGTAAACCAGGAAGCAGACCGATTAGAGCCTCTGTATTTAAGCAATGAACCTGTGTGGGGGATCAGTGCGCGTAATGCCCAACAGCGGATGGCGCTGGAGCTATTGCTTAATGACGATATACCGCTGGTGACGATTACCGGAAAAGCAGGTACAGGCAAAACGTTGCTGGCGCTCGCTGCTGGTCTGCTCAAGGTAGAGGATGAACATCGCTTCAAGAAGCTGCTAATCGCCCGTCCTGTCGTTCCTATGGGCAAGGATATCGGTTATTTACCGGGAGAAAAGGAAGAAAAGCTTCGTCCGTGGATGCAACCGATTTACGACAATCTGGAATATTTGTTTGATACCAAAAAATCAGGCGATATTGATAAAATTTTGATGGGCTTGGGCAGCATTCAGGTGGAGGCGCTCACTTATATTCGCGGGCGTTCAATACCTGGACAATTTATTATTATTGATGAGGCACAGAATTTGTCGCGGCATGAAATCAAAACAATCGTGTCCCGTGTAGGTGAGGGGAGTAAAATCATCTTGATGGGAGACCCGGAGCAAATTGATCACCCCTATCTGGATGCTGCCAGTAACGGCTTGACGTATGTAGTAGAACGCTTCAAGCAGGAAGGGATTAGCGGGCATATCATGCTGGAAAAAGGAGAGCGCTCCAAGCTGGCGCAGTTGGCAGCCGATCTGCTGTAG
- a CDS encoding peptide ABC transporter substrate-binding protein, translating into MKRKSFLVLLTLVLAVGALLAGCGSSSKNENNGKGAQENTSTTPAPADKQILRINLASEPPTFDPAQAQDSQTNTVLKTLYEGLVRMGPDGKEIPGVAESWKISDDGKTYTFKLRDTAKWSNGDPVKASDFVFAWQRVLDPSTAPAPPYAYQLYYIKNAEGYNLSTSKSFKGTKITDFKDVGVKAVDDHTLQVELDHPTPYFLGLTSFYTFYPVHSSIKGNDKWAVQKDSMITNGPYTLTTWDSGQKIEVSKSENYWGKDQIKLNKITMSLVNSGATELASYRSGQLDYAGMPSGEIPTDQIPAVKKELPNEFKAKGIASTYYYLFNVTEKPFNNVKIRKAFAMAIQRQPIVERVTLGGQIPAYGFVPPGIKGVSQEFRTENKDDFFKEDFTEAKKLLQEGMKEEGVTTLPPVTLLYNSSESHQKIALAVADMWKKNLGVDIKTQNQEWGVFIQTRNKLNFQIARGGWSADYNDPMTFLDMWTTGNTNNNSGYANPAYDALIEAAKTETDPAKRMEDFAKAEKILVQDDMVMLPVYYYSNVSLTKPNVKDIALDFSGAIDFTRAYITQ; encoded by the coding sequence ATGAAAAGGAAAAGCTTTTTAGTCCTTTTGACACTCGTTCTTGCAGTTGGCGCACTGCTCGCAGGTTGTGGCTCCAGCAGCAAGAACGAAAACAATGGCAAGGGCGCGCAAGAAAATACCTCAACTACACCGGCTCCGGCCGACAAACAGATTTTGCGCATTAATCTGGCATCCGAGCCGCCAACATTTGACCCGGCACAGGCTCAGGATAGTCAAACGAACACGGTTCTCAAAACTTTGTATGAAGGTCTTGTACGTATGGGTCCTGATGGCAAAGAAATTCCTGGCGTAGCTGAATCCTGGAAAATTTCCGATGACGGCAAAACCTATACGTTCAAGCTTCGTGATACTGCAAAATGGAGTAATGGCGACCCAGTCAAAGCAAGTGACTTCGTATTTGCTTGGCAACGGGTATTGGATCCTTCTACGGCTCCAGCACCTCCATATGCTTACCAATTGTACTATATAAAAAATGCTGAGGGCTACAACCTGAGCACTTCCAAATCTTTTAAAGGCACTAAAATTACAGACTTTAAAGATGTAGGTGTCAAAGCAGTTGATGACCATACATTGCAAGTAGAGCTGGATCACCCAACTCCTTACTTCCTGGGCTTGACTTCTTTCTACACCTTCTACCCTGTACATTCTTCTATTAAAGGAAATGACAAGTGGGCGGTTCAGAAAGACAGCATGATCACCAATGGACCTTACACTTTAACAACGTGGGACAGCGGTCAAAAGATCGAAGTTTCCAAGAGTGAAAACTATTGGGGTAAAGACCAAATCAAGCTGAACAAAATCACGATGTCTCTTGTAAACAGCGGTGCAACAGAGCTGGCTTCTTATAGAAGTGGACAACTTGATTATGCAGGTATGCCAAGCGGTGAAATTCCTACAGACCAAATTCCGGCTGTGAAAAAAGAACTGCCGAATGAGTTTAAGGCTAAAGGGATTGCAAGTACGTATTACTATCTATTTAACGTAACTGAAAAACCATTTAATAATGTTAAAATCCGCAAAGCATTTGCGATGGCTATTCAACGCCAACCGATTGTTGAGAGAGTAACATTGGGTGGTCAAATTCCTGCTTACGGCTTTGTACCTCCAGGTATCAAAGGAGTTTCTCAGGAGTTCCGTACCGAGAACAAAGATGATTTCTTCAAAGAAGATTTTACTGAAGCGAAAAAATTACTTCAAGAAGGTATGAAAGAAGAAGGCGTAACTACACTTCCTCCGGTAACTTTGCTGTATAACTCCAGTGAAAGTCACCAAAAGATTGCTTTGGCAGTCGCTGATATGTGGAAGAAAAACCTTGGTGTGGACATCAAAACCCAAAACCAAGAGTGGGGCGTATTTATTCAAACACGTAACAAGCTGAATTTCCAAATTGCTCGTGGTGGTTGGTCTGCCGACTACAATGATCCAATGACATTCCTAGATATGTGGACAACAGGCAACACTAATAATAATTCTGGCTACGCTAATCCTGCATATGATGCTTTGATTGAAGCAGCTAAGACAGAAACCGATCCAGCAAAACGCATGGAAGATTTCGCAAAAGCAGAGAAAATTCTGGTTCAAGACGATATGGTTATGCTGCCGGTCTATTACTATTCAAATGTTTCTTTAACGAAACCGAATGTAAAAGACATAGCTCTTGACTTTAGTGGAGCGATTGATTTCACAAGAGCGTATATTACACAGTAA
- the typA gene encoding translational GTPase TypA, producing the protein MHARENIRNIAIIAHVDHGKTTLVDKLLQQSGTFRDHEAVQERAMDSNDLERERGITILAKNTAITYKDYLINIVDTPGHADFGGEVERIMKMVDGVLLVVDAYEGCMPQTKFVLRKALEQNLTPIVVVNKIDRPAARPAEVIDEVLDLFIELGASDEQLEFPVVYASALNGTSSLDAEKQDDNMQALYETVVDHIPAPTEKIDEPLQFLVTLMDYNEYLGRIAVGRVNRGIIKQGQAVTVMQRDGSSKSARIEKLFGFQGLKRIETDQAGAGDIVAIAGIKDINIGETIADPNHPEALPVLKIDEPTLQMTFLVNNSPFAGREGKWITSRKLRERLLKELETDVSLRVDETDSPDAFIVSGRGELHLGILIENMRREGYELQVSKPEVIVKEIDGKKMEPIERLLIDIPEESMGAVMESLGSRKAEMVNMINNGTGQVRLEFLIPARGLIGYTTNFLTLTRGYGVMNHAFDSYGPFVGGQVGGRHQGVLISTENGSTTFYGMMGVEDRGILFLEPGTEIYEGMVVGEHTRDNDIVVNICKEKQLTNVRSATKDDTVKLKTPRIFSLEQALEYLNDDEYCEVTPNAIRLRKKILNKSERERAEKQRKTAQANS; encoded by the coding sequence ATGCATGCAAGAGAGAACATTCGCAATATTGCAATTATTGCCCACGTCGACCACGGCAAAACGACGCTTGTCGACAAGCTTCTTCAACAGTCCGGAACATTTAGAGACCACGAGGCTGTTCAGGAGCGCGCCATGGACTCCAACGATCTGGAGCGTGAACGCGGTATTACGATTTTGGCAAAAAATACAGCTATTACGTACAAAGATTATCTGATTAACATTGTGGATACACCGGGACACGCCGACTTTGGCGGCGAAGTGGAACGGATTATGAAAATGGTTGACGGTGTTTTGCTCGTCGTTGATGCTTACGAAGGTTGTATGCCGCAGACTAAATTCGTACTGCGTAAAGCGTTGGAGCAAAACCTGACGCCAATCGTTGTTGTTAACAAAATTGACCGTCCGGCAGCTCGTCCAGCCGAAGTTATTGACGAAGTACTCGATCTGTTCATCGAGTTGGGTGCGAGTGATGAGCAGTTGGAATTCCCTGTTGTTTATGCTTCAGCACTGAACGGAACATCCAGTTTGGACGCCGAAAAGCAAGATGATAACATGCAGGCATTGTACGAAACCGTTGTGGATCACATCCCAGCTCCAACGGAGAAAATAGATGAGCCTCTTCAATTCCTCGTAACACTGATGGACTATAACGAATATCTTGGCCGCATTGCAGTTGGTCGTGTAAACCGCGGTATTATCAAGCAGGGACAAGCGGTTACGGTTATGCAGCGTGACGGCAGCAGCAAATCAGCGCGTATTGAGAAGCTGTTCGGTTTCCAAGGTCTGAAACGGATTGAAACCGATCAAGCGGGCGCTGGTGACATTGTGGCTATTGCAGGGATCAAGGATATTAACATCGGAGAAACGATTGCCGATCCAAACCATCCTGAAGCTTTACCTGTACTCAAGATTGATGAGCCAACGCTGCAAATGACCTTCCTGGTTAATAACAGCCCATTCGCAGGTCGCGAAGGTAAATGGATCACATCCCGTAAACTCCGCGAACGTCTTCTGAAAGAACTCGAAACTGATGTCAGCTTGCGTGTCGATGAAACCGACAGTCCTGACGCATTTATCGTATCCGGACGTGGTGAGTTGCATCTGGGTATCCTGATTGAAAACATGCGTCGTGAAGGTTATGAACTGCAAGTGTCCAAACCGGAAGTAATCGTGAAGGAAATCGATGGCAAGAAAATGGAGCCAATCGAACGTCTCCTCATTGATATTCCTGAAGAAAGCATGGGCGCAGTTATGGAAAGTCTGGGTTCCCGCAAAGCTGAAATGGTCAACATGATCAACAACGGCACCGGACAGGTTCGTCTGGAATTCCTGATTCCTGCACGTGGTCTGATTGGTTACACTACGAACTTCCTGACTTTGACTCGTGGCTATGGCGTAATGAACCATGCGTTTGACAGCTATGGTCCATTTGTTGGTGGTCAAGTCGGTGGACGTCATCAAGGCGTACTTATTTCGACGGAAAATGGAAGCACTACATTCTATGGAATGATGGGTGTAGAGGATCGCGGTATTCTGTTCCTGGAGCCGGGTACTGAGATTTATGAAGGTATGGTCGTCGGAGAGCATACACGTGATAACGATATCGTTGTTAACATTTGTAAAGAGAAGCAATTGACGAACGTCCGCTCCGCAACAAAAGACGATACCGTAAAACTTAAAACGCCTCGTATCTTCTCTTTGGAACAGGCGCTCGAGTATTTGAATGATGATGAGTATTGTGAAGTTACACCTAATGCTATTCGTTTGCGCAAAAAGATTTTGAACAAAAGTGAGCGCGAGCGTGCAGAAAAACAGCGTAAAACAGCACAAGCAAATTCGTAA
- a CDS encoding RsfA family transcriptional regulator, translating to MTAIRQDAWSVEDDLILAEVTLRHIREGGTQLAAFEEVGQKIGRTSAACGFRWNSCVRKRYDEAISIAKAQRQKRSYIRKQSPVGVSQVAAFATLDTAEGLYRADGTSEDTLSIDAVIRFLRQWKGSVQETNRQIKMLEKDLREKEEELNQLRSINDRLSKEVNEVQTDYRVVNDDYKALIQIMDRARRLALITEDEEELKSRFKMDANGNLERIE from the coding sequence ATGACTGCAATAAGACAAGATGCATGGAGTGTTGAAGATGATCTGATACTGGCGGAGGTGACATTGCGTCATATCCGGGAAGGTGGAACACAGCTCGCTGCATTTGAAGAGGTTGGGCAAAAAATAGGAAGAACCTCCGCAGCATGCGGCTTCCGCTGGAACAGTTGCGTGCGCAAGCGTTATGATGAAGCCATCAGCATTGCTAAAGCGCAACGTCAAAAACGCAGTTATATTCGCAAGCAGAGTCCGGTTGGTGTATCTCAGGTGGCAGCTTTTGCCACACTTGATACGGCTGAAGGGCTATACAGAGCGGATGGAACGAGTGAGGATACGTTGTCCATCGACGCAGTGATCCGTTTTTTGCGTCAATGGAAGGGATCTGTACAGGAAACCAATCGACAGATCAAGATGCTGGAAAAAGATTTACGTGAAAAGGAAGAGGAGTTAAATCAACTTCGCTCCATTAATGATCGGTTGTCCAAAGAGGTTAATGAGGTGCAAACCGACTATCGCGTCGTGAATGATGATTACAAAGCCTTGATTCAGATTATGGACCGGGCCCGCCGTTTGGCTTTAATCACTGAGGATGAGGAAGAGCTTAAATCCAGATTCAAAATGGACGCCAATGGGAACCTGGAGCGCATTGAGTAG